A genomic region of Phragmites australis chromosome 2, lpPhrAust1.1, whole genome shotgun sequence contains the following coding sequences:
- the LOC133908558 gene encoding cytochrome P450 711A1-like, with the protein MGSGAFLTQLITAESSSLPLFPAILFTVAALSAGAFAVYFYVPSWRVRAVPGPIALPLIGHLPLLAKHGPGVFRELAKKYGPIYRFHMGRQPLVMVVDPELCREVGIKKFKDIPNRSVPTPIRGSPIHNKGLFFTRDSRWQSMRNVIISIYQPSHVASLVPAIQPYVERAGRLLRTGKEITFSDLSLKLFSDTIGQVAFGVDFGLTKDMSSSSSPLPHPAAHGAESVDVATDFIRKHFYATTSLKMDLSGSLSTVLGQFVPFLQEPLRQLLLRVPGSADQRMEETNMAMSGLLDKIVAERAAQADRVEKNFLSVLLNASESTEAMKKLLTPDYVSALTYEHLLAGSVTMSFTLSSLVYLVAMYPEVEEKLIREIDAFGPKDVVPSSEEIQTKFPYVEQVLKETMRFYTASPLVAREASEDVEIGGYVLPKGTWVWLAPGVLAKDPKQFPDPDVFRPERFDPESEECKRRHPYAFIPFGIGPRACIGQKFAMQQLKLVVIHLYRRYIFRHSPRMEFPLQFQYSILLNFKYGVKVMVIERKN; encoded by the exons ATGGGGTCGGGGGCGTTCTTGACCCAGCTGATCACCGCCGAGTCATCGTCCCTGCCGCTATTCCCGGCCATCCTCTTCACCGTCGCGGCCTTGTCCGCCGGCGCCTTCGCGGTCTACTTCTATGTGCCTTCATGGCGCGTGCGCGCGGTCCCCGGGCCAATCGCCCTCCCGCTCATCGGCCACCTGCCGctgctcgccaagcacgggcCTGGGGTGTTCCGCGAGCTCGCGAAGAAATACGGGCCCATCTACAG GTTCCACATGGGCAGGCAGCCTCTGGTCATGGTGGTAGACCCAGAGCTCTGCAGGGAAGTGGGTATCAAGAAGTTCAAGGACATCCCCAACAGAAGCGTGCCTACTCCAATTCGTGGCTCTCCTATTCACAACAAAGGCCTCTTCTTCACAAG GGATTCGAGATGGCAATCCATGCGGAATGTCATCATCTCCATCTACCAGCCGTCGCACGTGGCAAGCCTCGTCCCGGCTATCCAACCTTACGTCGAGCGGGCCGGGCGCCTCCTCCGCACCGGTAAAGAGATCACCTTCTCCGACCTTTCCTTAAAGCTCTTCAGTGACACCATCGGCCAGGTCGCCTTCGGCGTCGACTTCGGCCTCACCAAAGACATGTCCTCTTCCTCTTCGCCGCTACCGCACCCTGCTGCCCACGGCGCCGAGAGCGTCGACGTGGCCACCGACTTCATCCGGAAGCACTTTTACGCCACGACGTCCCTCAAGATGGACCTGTCGGGCTCCCTGTCCACCGTGCTCGGCCAGTTCGTGCCGTTCCTCCAAGAGCCCTTGCGGCAGCTGCTGCTGCGCGTGCCGGGCTCGGCGGACCAACGGATGGAAGAGACCAACATGGCCATGAGTGGCCTGCTCGACAAGATCGTGGCGGAGCGCGCGGCGCAAGCGGACAGGGTCGAGAAGAACTTCCTGTCCGTGTTGCTCAACGCGAGCGAGAGCACGGAGGCCATGAAGAAGCTACTGACGCCGGACTACGTGAGCGCACTCACGTACGAGCACCTGCTAGCCGGGTCGGTCACCATGTCGTTCACGCTGTCGAGCCTGGTGTACCTCGTGGCGATGTACccggaggtggaggagaagcTGATTCGGGAGATCGACGCCTTTGGGCCCAAGGACGTGGTGCCGAGCTCCGAGGAGATTCAGACCAAGTTCCCCTACGTCGAACAG GTTTTGAAGGAGACAATGAGATTCTACACGGCATCCCCACTGGTTGCAAGGGAAGCGTCTGAGGATGTTGAGATTGGAGGCTATGTCCTGCCCAAG GGCACATGGGTGTGGCTGGCACCGGGCGTTCTAGCCAAAGACCCGAAGCAATTTCCGGACCCGGACGTGTTCCGGCCAGAGCGGTTCGACCCGGAGAGCGAGGAGTGCAAGCGGAGGCACCCCTACGCGTTCATACCCTTCGGCATCGGCCCCCGCGCGTGTATCGGCCAGAAGTTTGCCATGCAGCAGCTGAAGCTCGTCGTCATCCACCTCTACCGCCGCTACATCTTCAGGCACTCGCCCAGGATGGAGTTTCCCCTGCAGTTCCAGTACTCCATCTTGCTCAACTTCAAGTACGGTGTCAAAGTGATGGTCATCGAGAGGAAGAACTGA